One Kribbella sp. NBC_00662 genomic region harbors:
- a CDS encoding phosphoribosylaminoimidazolesuccinocarboxamide synthase, whose translation MITTPQAPEIPGAKHIHSGKVRDLYELESGDLLMVASDRMSAFDWILESLIPDKGKVLTAMSLWWFEQLDVPNHIISTDVPAEVAGRAVVCEKLAIYPVECVARGYLSGTGLLDYNATGAVCGIPLPDGLVEGSRLDDPIFTPATKAELGEHDENVSYDAVVATVGADTASTLRDTTLEIYTWARAIAEDRGIILADTKFEFGARADGTLVLADEVLTPDSSRFWPAALWSPGKQQPSYDKQIVRDWLQFESGWDRTSGEAPPPLSDEVVERTRSAYINAYEQLTGRKFEA comes from the coding sequence GTGATCACTACGCCGCAGGCGCCGGAGATCCCCGGCGCGAAGCACATCCACTCCGGCAAGGTCCGGGACCTGTACGAGCTGGAGTCCGGCGACCTGCTGATGGTGGCGAGCGACCGGATGAGCGCGTTCGACTGGATCCTGGAGTCGCTGATCCCCGACAAGGGGAAGGTGCTCACCGCGATGAGCCTGTGGTGGTTCGAGCAGCTGGACGTGCCGAACCACATCATCTCCACCGACGTTCCGGCCGAGGTCGCGGGCCGTGCGGTGGTGTGCGAGAAGCTCGCGATCTACCCGGTCGAGTGCGTCGCCCGCGGATACCTGAGCGGCACCGGACTGCTCGACTACAACGCCACCGGCGCCGTCTGCGGCATCCCGCTGCCGGACGGCCTGGTCGAGGGCTCCCGGTTGGACGACCCGATCTTCACCCCGGCGACCAAGGCCGAGCTCGGCGAACACGACGAGAACGTCTCGTACGACGCGGTGGTGGCGACCGTCGGCGCGGACACCGCGTCGACGCTGCGGGACACCACCCTGGAGATCTACACCTGGGCGCGGGCGATCGCCGAGGATCGCGGGATCATCCTCGCGGACACGAAGTTCGAGTTCGGCGCCCGCGCGGACGGGACGCTGGTGCTTGCCGACGAGGTGCTCACCCCGGACTCGAGCCGCTTCTGGCCGGCTGCCCTGTGGTCCCCGGGCAAGCAGCAGCCGTCGTACGACAAGCAGATCGTCCGCGACTGGCTGCAGTTCGAGTCCGGCTGGGACCGTACGTCGGGGGAGGCGCCGCCGCCGCTGTCCGACGAGGTGGTCGAGCGGACCAGGTCGGCGTACATCAATGCCTACGAGCAGCTGACCGGGCGTAAGTTCGAAGCTTAG
- a CDS encoding FtsX-like permease family protein: MTLETLVQLSRSRTLADRSRVKLATATLALSGALLLGALRIARLGKGELSEGVYSNYVAESGLRSGLIAILIILAVLTGGLAVQALRLGTAARERRLAALRLAGASRKQLRQLTVTDGAIAGLVGGLLAGPAYLLLSLLFGALPRMARILPGAEVLDAALWIPVVIAMTAAGAVIGGLLHRDGPVPSAPESAAQRRTGIIAGPVLIVLGLLTSRYLGYVASTIALAGIALFFLSTSAVWIRAVGRRLQRSSDPAYMLTGLRLVTDSRPASRICMLLGCCGFLVGTMANAIAGVHAENDRGGNAAFYTTGFGLTIAGLALVALTAMAALIVGVADQLVDHRRQFASLTALGVDLTFLRRVIRRQLTAVAAPALATGLLLGTLIGLGRVVGGAVDRFEPGTLLIAVALTAGGWLLGHLGGAAAGYLLRNQLRDALDPENLRAA, from the coding sequence ATGACGCTCGAGACGCTGGTGCAACTGTCCCGCTCGCGGACCCTGGCGGACCGCAGCCGAGTCAAGCTGGCCACTGCGACCCTCGCACTCAGCGGAGCCCTGCTGCTCGGCGCACTGCGCATCGCACGTCTCGGCAAGGGAGAGCTGAGCGAAGGCGTCTACAGCAACTACGTCGCCGAGAGCGGTCTCCGCTCCGGACTGATCGCGATCCTCATCATCCTCGCCGTCCTCACCGGAGGCCTTGCAGTCCAGGCATTGCGCCTGGGTACGGCGGCACGCGAACGGCGACTGGCTGCACTGCGACTCGCAGGTGCCTCCAGGAAGCAGCTGCGCCAGCTGACTGTGACCGATGGCGCGATCGCGGGTCTCGTCGGCGGCCTGCTCGCCGGACCGGCGTACCTGCTGCTCAGCCTGCTCTTCGGAGCACTCCCCCGGATGGCCCGGATCCTCCCTGGTGCGGAGGTGCTCGATGCGGCGCTGTGGATCCCAGTGGTGATCGCGATGACGGCGGCTGGTGCGGTGATCGGCGGACTGTTGCACCGGGACGGTCCAGTGCCGTCCGCGCCGGAGTCCGCGGCGCAGCGTCGTACCGGCATCATCGCGGGGCCGGTGTTGATCGTGCTCGGTCTGCTGACGTCGCGGTACTTGGGATACGTAGCGTCGACGATCGCGCTTGCCGGGATCGCACTGTTCTTCCTCAGCACTTCAGCCGTGTGGATCCGCGCCGTCGGGCGGCGGCTGCAGCGGTCGAGCGATCCGGCGTACATGCTGACCGGACTGCGGCTGGTCACCGACTCACGCCCGGCGTCCCGCATCTGCATGCTTCTGGGCTGTTGCGGGTTCCTCGTCGGCACCATGGCCAACGCAATCGCCGGCGTCCACGCCGAGAACGACCGGGGTGGCAATGCCGCGTTCTACACCACCGGTTTCGGGCTGACGATCGCCGGCCTGGCCCTGGTCGCCCTGACCGCGATGGCTGCCCTGATCGTCGGTGTGGCGGACCAGTTGGTCGACCATCGTCGCCAGTTCGCCAGCCTGACCGCACTGGGCGTCGACCTGACGTTCCTCCGCCGCGTGATCCGTCGGCAACTGACCGCTGTCGCCGCGCCAGCGCTGGCGACCGGCCTGCTGCTGGGCACGCTGATCGGTCTCGGCCGCGTGGTCGGTGGTGCCGTAGATCGATTCGAGCCAGGCACGCTGCTGATCGCGGTTGCCCTGACGGCCGGGGGCTGGCTGCTCGGTCATCTCGGCGGCGCGGCCGCCGGCTATCTCCTTCGCAACCAACTCCGGGACGCACTGGATCCCGAGAATCTGAGGGCCGCATGA
- a CDS encoding CDP-alcohol phosphatidyltransferase family protein: MSTTPLAVRPALLLGLPNRITLVRTLIAMAVATFAFRTGDLTWLVLGYFSYWFGDSLDGWVARRRNEESLSGAVFDIVCDRACSFLLAAAFMATYPATIGPLAIYLAQFGVLDTMLTFSFLLWPWMLSPNYFYKVDRPIYLWNWSKPAKALNTGAVVISLVVAGHTGAQWLPYVVAIAALAVKVVSSYRLITILCGRRLAAPGHPR; encoded by the coding sequence ATGAGCACGACCCCTTTAGCGGTCCGGCCTGCGCTGCTACTGGGCCTGCCGAACCGCATCACCCTGGTCCGGACCTTGATCGCGATGGCGGTCGCCACCTTCGCGTTCCGTACCGGCGACCTCACCTGGCTGGTGCTCGGCTACTTCTCGTACTGGTTCGGCGACAGTCTCGACGGCTGGGTGGCCCGGCGGCGGAACGAGGAGTCGCTGTCCGGAGCGGTGTTCGACATCGTCTGCGACCGCGCCTGCTCGTTCCTGCTCGCGGCCGCGTTCATGGCGACGTACCCGGCGACGATCGGCCCGCTGGCGATCTACCTGGCCCAGTTCGGCGTCCTGGACACGATGCTGACGTTCTCGTTCCTGCTCTGGCCGTGGATGCTCAGCCCGAACTACTTCTACAAGGTCGACCGGCCGATCTACCTGTGGAACTGGTCCAAGCCCGCCAAGGCGCTGAACACCGGCGCGGTGGTGATCTCGCTGGTCGTGGCCGGCCACACCGGCGCGCAGTGGCTGCCGTACGTCGTCGCGATCGCGGCGCTCGCGGTCAAGGTGGTCTCGTCGTACCGGCTGATCACGATCCTCTGCGGCCGCCGGCTCGCCGCCCCGGGACACCCGCGATGA
- a CDS encoding helix-turn-helix transcriptional regulator, producing the protein MATAELVLGLLSAGPAHGYDVKRGHDAWFPDSRPLAFGQVYTTLGRLERDGLVEVVDKTSGGGPDRTVYALTSKGRDHLAGWLTDPVPPAWGSADEVLRKLVAAIRTGGDAAGFLARQRASHLRRIRELRETPADDDPTSPLVREYIVAHLDADLRWLDSALDRISEQRGAHR; encoded by the coding sequence ATGGCCACCGCAGAGCTCGTGCTAGGGCTCCTGTCCGCGGGCCCGGCACACGGGTACGACGTGAAGCGCGGCCATGACGCGTGGTTCCCCGACAGCCGGCCGCTCGCCTTCGGCCAGGTGTACACGACGCTGGGGCGACTGGAGCGCGACGGCCTGGTCGAGGTGGTCGACAAGACATCCGGCGGCGGCCCGGACCGGACCGTCTACGCGCTCACGAGCAAGGGCCGCGATCACCTGGCCGGCTGGCTCACCGATCCGGTCCCTCCCGCCTGGGGCAGCGCCGACGAGGTACTGCGGAAGCTCGTGGCGGCAATCCGCACCGGCGGGGACGCGGCCGGCTTCCTCGCCCGTCAGCGCGCCAGCCACCTGCGCCGGATCCGCGAACTGCGCGAGACGCCTGCCGACGACGACCCGACCTCGCCGCTGGTCCGCGAGTACATCGTGGCCCACCTCGACGCCGACCTGCGCTGGCTGGACAGCGCCTTGGACCGCATATCGGAGCAAAGGGGGGCTCACAGATGA
- a CDS encoding FAD-dependent monooxygenase, with protein sequence MSTAIVVGAGIGGVTAAVALQQCGWQVTVLERAPELGEVGAGISVWPSAVAVLEQLGVKGVEKASVQSRPAGMRRPDGRWVVTATELGVELPVMIHRAQLHELITAELGLAVTVRTGYDVRTVTQDGDGVTVNGELHADLVVAADGIRSVVRGALYPQYKGPRYSGFSAYRGIADVDLDDGGGETWGRGQLFGFARLIDGRFYWYGTANQPAGTTSEPTVFTSWHDPIPRLIAGSDKVLQNDIYDLTLPLVPFVQGRIVLLGDAAHAMTPNLGRGACSAIEDAGALARHLQASELTQALTAYDAERRPATTKLVKRSRGLGRLAQVENPIVCGLRDGLFGLGGKVMALRARK encoded by the coding sequence ATGAGTACGGCAATCGTGGTCGGGGCGGGTATCGGAGGGGTTACGGCTGCTGTCGCGCTGCAACAGTGCGGCTGGCAGGTCACGGTGCTGGAGCGTGCGCCGGAGTTGGGTGAGGTAGGGGCCGGCATCTCGGTCTGGCCATCCGCTGTTGCTGTGCTCGAGCAGCTCGGGGTCAAGGGCGTCGAGAAGGCGTCGGTGCAGTCGAGACCGGCCGGCATGCGCAGGCCTGACGGCCGGTGGGTGGTCACTGCGACCGAGCTCGGCGTCGAGCTGCCGGTGATGATCCACCGCGCGCAGTTGCACGAGCTGATCACGGCCGAGCTCGGCCTTGCCGTCACGGTGCGGACCGGGTACGACGTACGGACCGTCACGCAGGACGGCGACGGCGTGACGGTCAACGGTGAGCTCCACGCCGACCTCGTGGTCGCCGCGGACGGGATCCGGAGCGTGGTGCGGGGCGCGTTGTACCCGCAGTACAAGGGGCCGCGGTACTCCGGGTTCTCGGCGTACCGCGGGATCGCGGACGTGGATCTCGACGACGGCGGTGGGGAAACCTGGGGCCGTGGGCAACTGTTCGGGTTCGCGCGGCTGATCGACGGGCGCTTCTACTGGTACGGGACGGCGAACCAGCCGGCCGGCACGACGAGTGAGCCGACCGTGTTCACGAGCTGGCACGACCCGATCCCGAGGCTGATCGCCGGCAGCGACAAGGTGCTGCAGAACGACATCTACGACCTGACGCTGCCGCTGGTCCCGTTCGTCCAGGGGCGAATCGTGCTGCTCGGCGACGCGGCCCACGCGATGACGCCGAACCTCGGCCGCGGCGCGTGCTCGGCGATCGAGGACGCCGGGGCCCTGGCGCGGCACCTGCAGGCAAGCGAGCTCACGCAGGCGCTGACGGCGTACGACGCCGAACGGCGGCCCGCGACGACCAAGCTGGTCAAGCGGTCCCGGGGTCTCGGCCGGCTCGCGCAGGTCGAGAATCCGATCGTGTGCGGGCTCCGTGACGGGCTGTTCGGCCTAGGGGGCAAGGTGATGGCGCTGCGTGCCCGCAAGTAG
- the purS gene encoding phosphoribosylformylglycinamidine synthase subunit PurS produces the protein MARVVVDVMLKPEILDPQGKAVHGAFGRLGFAGVADVRQGKRFEITLDGEATEEAVAEIRKAADTLLANPVIEDYTLHVENGQ, from the coding sequence GTGGCTCGCGTTGTCGTCGACGTCATGCTCAAGCCCGAGATTCTCGACCCGCAGGGCAAGGCGGTGCACGGCGCGTTCGGCCGGCTCGGCTTCGCCGGTGTGGCCGATGTCCGGCAGGGAAAGCGCTTCGAGATCACCCTGGACGGTGAGGCGACCGAGGAGGCCGTTGCGGAGATCCGCAAGGCCGCGGACACGCTGCTGGCCAACCCGGTGATCGAGGACTACACACTGCACGTGGAGAACGGACAGTGA
- the purQ gene encoding phosphoribosylformylglycinamidine synthase subunit PurQ, translating into MKIGVVTFPGSLDDADARRAAAVAGAEAVALWHGDADLHGVDAVVLPGGFSYGDYLRAGAISRFAPVMETIIKRAGEGMPVLGICNGFQVLCESHLLPGALIKNHHRKFICKDQPLRIENNRTAWTSDYDANHEITIVLKNQDGSFVADEATLDRLEGEGRVVARYLDENPNGSYRDIAGITNERGNVVGLMPHPEHCVETLTGPTTDGLGFFTSVLKAVVAS; encoded by the coding sequence GTGAAGATCGGGGTCGTCACCTTCCCGGGTTCGCTGGACGATGCCGACGCCCGTCGGGCGGCCGCGGTGGCCGGTGCCGAGGCGGTCGCGCTCTGGCACGGTGACGCCGACCTGCACGGCGTGGACGCGGTCGTCCTGCCCGGCGGCTTCTCGTACGGCGACTACCTGCGCGCCGGTGCGATCTCGCGGTTCGCGCCGGTGATGGAGACCATCATCAAACGGGCCGGCGAGGGGATGCCGGTGCTGGGGATCTGCAACGGCTTCCAGGTGCTGTGCGAGTCGCACCTTCTGCCCGGTGCGCTGATCAAGAACCACCACCGCAAGTTCATCTGCAAGGACCAGCCGCTGCGGATCGAGAACAACCGCACCGCCTGGACCAGCGACTACGACGCCAACCACGAGATCACCATCGTGCTGAAGAACCAGGACGGTTCGTTCGTCGCCGACGAGGCGACGCTGGACCGGCTGGAGGGTGAGGGCCGGGTGGTCGCCCGCTACCTGGACGAGAACCCGAACGGCTCGTACCGCGACATCGCCGGGATCACCAACGAGCGCGGCAACGTGGTCGGCCTGATGCCGCACCCCGAACACTGCGTCGAGACCCTCACCGGCCCGACCACGGACGGCCTGGGCTTCTTCACCTCGGTCCTGAAGGCCGTCGTCGCCTCCTGA
- a CDS encoding TetR/AcrR family transcriptional regulator, with translation MTKQVPKGADRQDAIADAAIHLVATRGLRGLTHRAVDTEAGLPPGSTSYYLRTRNALLTACVSRMLARDVSAMPPAGADPLDLMVGMTLGMARDRPDDLVARYELSLEASRQPELRAAITEGGRQLRAMLAQLLDGLGVPEPEAAAWPVAAMMDGLMYDRVAGAGATLSPEAFEAAVRRSVVALIAGLKGDR, from the coding sequence GTGACGAAGCAGGTTCCGAAGGGTGCGGATCGCCAGGACGCGATCGCCGACGCCGCGATCCATCTCGTCGCGACGCGCGGCCTGCGCGGGCTGACCCATCGCGCCGTCGACACCGAGGCCGGCCTACCGCCGGGCTCCACGTCGTACTACCTGCGCACCCGGAACGCTCTGCTCACAGCGTGCGTGAGCCGGATGCTCGCCCGGGACGTGAGCGCGATGCCGCCGGCCGGCGCGGATCCGCTCGACCTGATGGTGGGGATGACGCTCGGGATGGCGCGCGACCGGCCGGACGATCTGGTCGCGCGGTACGAGTTGTCGTTGGAGGCGAGTCGTCAGCCCGAGTTGCGGGCGGCCATCACCGAGGGCGGGCGACAGTTGCGGGCGATGCTTGCACAGCTGCTCGACGGCCTCGGCGTACCGGAGCCGGAGGCTGCAGCGTGGCCGGTGGCCGCGATGATGGACGGGTTGATGTACGACCGGGTCGCGGGGGCGGGCGCAACGCTCTCACCAGAAGCGTTCGAGGCCGCCGTACGGCGTTCTGTCGTGGCGCTGATCGCGGGGCTCAAAGGCGATCGGTGA
- a CDS encoding glycosyltransferase family 39 protein gives MTTLTDPVEATRPRAISTQYTLGRDKVLYAGLLVLTAIAYLWGLSKNGYANEYYAAAVQAGSTSWKAWFFGSFDSSSFITVDKTPGSLWVMGLSARIFGFNSWSMLVPQALMGVASVGFVYVSVRRWFSANAGLLAGAILAMTPVAVLMFRFNNPDALLILLLCAGAWAVTRAIDSVKHSARWMILAGALVGFGFLTKMLQAFLILPAFGLAYLVAGKPALGKRLVHLVLATVSLIVSAGWWVAIVELMPASARPYIGGSSNNSILELTLGYNGLGRLSGNETGSVGGGVGNPGWGGATGLQRLFGGEFGSQISWLMPAALLATVVLVVAAGKAPRTDKTRAFALLWGGWLVVTGLVFSYMQGIIHPYYMIALAPAFGAVIGGAMSILWRRRAEWLPRATLAGGALLTAGWSFALLNGTPTWHPWLRWLVLITGVLAAGLVLLLPELKLHGTAARRAGVAAAAVLAFSALAGPTAYSLDTISTAHAGAIPTAGPGGMGGMGGGRGGFAGGRMGTPPGQTGTTGGGGGVGGFLGGGGTSGVSSELVTLLQNGSKGYTWAAASVTANGAAPLQIASGEPIMAIGGFNGTDPAPSLAEFEQLVAQGKIHYFVGGGGMGGGFGARGGTSNEISTWVSENFTAQTVGNTTVYDLSTGTGA, from the coding sequence ATGACAACGCTGACCGATCCCGTCGAGGCGACCAGGCCGCGCGCGATCAGTACGCAGTACACGCTGGGCCGGGACAAGGTCCTGTACGCCGGGCTGCTGGTGCTGACCGCGATCGCGTACCTGTGGGGCCTGTCCAAGAACGGGTACGCCAACGAGTACTACGCGGCCGCCGTACAGGCCGGGTCGACGAGCTGGAAGGCCTGGTTCTTCGGGTCGTTCGACTCGTCGAGCTTCATCACCGTGGACAAGACCCCGGGCTCGCTGTGGGTGATGGGGTTGTCCGCGCGGATCTTCGGCTTCAACAGCTGGAGCATGCTGGTGCCGCAGGCGCTGATGGGCGTCGCGAGCGTCGGGTTCGTGTACGTATCGGTGCGGCGGTGGTTCTCCGCGAACGCCGGTCTGCTGGCCGGAGCGATCCTCGCGATGACGCCGGTCGCGGTGCTGATGTTCCGGTTCAACAATCCGGACGCGCTGCTGATCCTGCTGCTGTGCGCGGGGGCGTGGGCCGTGACGCGGGCGATCGACTCGGTGAAGCACTCGGCGCGGTGGATGATCCTGGCCGGCGCGCTGGTCGGATTCGGGTTCCTGACGAAGATGCTGCAGGCGTTCCTGATCCTGCCGGCGTTCGGGCTGGCGTATCTGGTGGCCGGAAAGCCGGCGCTGGGTAAGCGGTTGGTTCATCTTGTGCTGGCGACGGTGTCGCTGATCGTGAGTGCCGGGTGGTGGGTCGCCATCGTCGAGCTGATGCCGGCGTCGGCCCGGCCGTACATCGGCGGGTCGTCGAACAACAGCATTCTCGAGCTGACACTCGGGTACAACGGGCTCGGCAGGTTGAGTGGTAATGAGACCGGATCGGTCGGCGGCGGTGTCGGGAATCCTGGCTGGGGTGGCGCGACAGGGCTGCAGCGGTTGTTCGGTGGTGAGTTCGGGTCGCAGATCTCGTGGTTGATGCCGGCTGCGTTGCTGGCGACCGTCGTACTCGTCGTTGCTGCGGGGAAGGCGCCGCGGACCGACAAGACGCGGGCGTTCGCGTTGCTGTGGGGCGGATGGCTCGTGGTCACCGGGCTGGTGTTCAGCTACATGCAGGGCATCATCCATCCGTACTACATGATCGCGCTGGCACCGGCCTTCGGTGCGGTGATCGGCGGGGCGATGTCGATCCTGTGGCGCCGCCGGGCCGAGTGGTTGCCGCGGGCAACTCTTGCTGGTGGAGCGTTGCTGACGGCCGGGTGGAGCTTCGCGTTGCTGAACGGGACTCCGACCTGGCATCCGTGGCTGCGTTGGCTGGTGTTGATCACCGGTGTGCTCGCGGCCGGGCTGGTGCTCCTGCTTCCTGAGCTCAAGTTGCATGGGACGGCGGCTCGGCGGGCCGGGGTTGCGGCTGCTGCGGTGCTGGCTTTCAGCGCGCTGGCGGGGCCGACGGCGTACTCCTTGGACACCATCAGCACGGCGCATGCAGGAGCGATTCCGACCGCTGGGCCAGGCGGGATGGGTGGCATGGGCGGGGGACGCGGTGGGTTTGCGGGTGGGCGGATGGGGACGCCTCCCGGGCAGACGGGGACCACTGGCGGCGGTGGAGGCGTCGGTGGGTTCCTTGGTGGCGGCGGGACCAGCGGCGTTTCGAGTGAGCTGGTGACGCTGTTGCAGAACGGGTCCAAGGGGTACACCTGGGCCGCTGCTTCGGTGACTGCGAACGGCGCCGCGCCGCTGCAGATTGCGTCGGGCGAGCCGATCATGGCGATCGGCGGGTTCAACGGGACGGATCCGGCGCCGTCGCTGGCCGAGTTCGAGCAACTGGTTGCCCAGGGCAAGATCCACTACTTCGTCGGTGGCGGTGGGATGGGTGGCGGCTTCGGCGCCCGCGGCGGGACCTCGAACGAGATCTCGACCTGGGTCTCGGAGAACTTCACCGCCCAGACCGTCGGAAACACCACCGTGTACGACCTTTCCACTGGAACAGGAGCATAG
- a CDS encoding ABC transporter ATP-binding protein, which yields MSGQPVLELESVEYSYRRNTALRGVSLKLKPGEVVAVTGASGCGKSTLLHCAAGILTPDAGVVRVDGQDLTALPEEQRAALRRTKVGIVLQFGQLVPDLPLIDNVALPLLLDGHERGEAHVAARHWLDQVGIADDADAVPAELSGGQTQRAALARALVTGPSVVLADEPTGSLDSRAGQELLDVLLQAARYRGAALLMVTHDNVVASSADREIRLRDGLIQHEVSL from the coding sequence ATGAGCGGACAACCTGTGCTGGAGCTGGAGAGCGTCGAGTACTCGTACCGGCGGAACACTGCGCTCCGCGGCGTCAGTCTGAAGCTCAAGCCGGGCGAGGTGGTCGCGGTGACCGGCGCCAGCGGCTGCGGCAAGTCCACGCTGCTGCACTGTGCGGCCGGCATCCTCACCCCGGACGCCGGCGTGGTCCGGGTGGACGGTCAGGACCTGACCGCTCTACCGGAAGAGCAGCGTGCGGCACTCCGGCGTACGAAGGTCGGCATCGTGCTGCAGTTCGGCCAACTGGTGCCGGACCTGCCACTGATCGACAACGTTGCGCTCCCACTCCTGCTGGACGGTCACGAACGTGGCGAAGCCCACGTCGCCGCACGGCACTGGCTGGACCAGGTCGGGATCGCCGACGACGCCGACGCGGTGCCGGCGGAGCTGTCCGGAGGTCAGACGCAGCGTGCCGCGTTGGCGCGCGCACTGGTCACCGGACCATCCGTCGTACTGGCTGATGAGCCGACCGGCAGCCTGGACAGCCGCGCCGGGCAGGAGCTGCTCGACGTACTGCTGCAGGCCGCCCGGTACCGCGGCGCCGCTCTGCTGATGGTGACGCACGACAACGTCGTCGCCTCGTCGGCAGACCGGGAGATCAGGTTGCGCGACGGCCTGATCCAGCACGAGGTGTCGCTCTGA
- a CDS encoding glycosyltransferase yields the protein MQIPGLPRVEIVVPVKNEENDLGPNIRRLREFLDTAFPFPAEVCIADNGSTDATYEIGMLLASELPGVRIVRLEQSGRGRALKQVWSASTAEVLAYMDVDLSTNLNALLPLVAPLLAGHSDVAIGTRLAKSSRVVRRPKREFISRSYNLLLRATLSAHFSDAQCGFKAIRADVAHELLPLVEDTSWFFDTELLVLAEKAGLRIHEVPVDWVDDLDSRVAIAKTVGEDLRGIARLMRSRVDLEPIRQKYGRPRILDPRTAMAARVLRFCAVGVLSTAAYALLYLVLRQGMPAQVANLLSLLITAVGNTALNRRITFGVHGVEGRWRHQLRGLVAFGIGWSLTAASLWLLHTAIAAPHQAVEITVLTIANLAATVVRFSLFQTWVFDDDAPTLPAFEPPAVLDQTRSN from the coding sequence ATGCAGATACCAGGTCTTCCTCGGGTCGAGATCGTCGTACCCGTCAAGAACGAGGAGAACGACCTCGGACCGAACATCAGACGGTTGCGGGAGTTCCTCGACACCGCTTTCCCGTTCCCGGCCGAGGTCTGCATCGCGGACAACGGAAGTACGGACGCGACATATGAGATCGGCATGCTGCTCGCGAGTGAGCTGCCCGGGGTCCGGATCGTCCGGCTCGAGCAGTCCGGTCGCGGCCGTGCGCTGAAGCAGGTCTGGTCCGCGAGCACCGCCGAGGTGCTTGCCTACATGGACGTCGACCTGTCCACCAACCTGAACGCCCTGCTCCCGCTGGTGGCGCCGCTGCTGGCCGGCCACAGTGATGTTGCCATCGGCACCCGGTTGGCGAAGAGCTCGCGGGTGGTCCGGCGGCCGAAGCGCGAGTTCATCTCCCGCTCGTACAACCTGTTGCTACGGGCAACGTTGAGCGCGCACTTCTCGGACGCCCAGTGCGGGTTCAAGGCGATCCGCGCCGACGTGGCCCACGAACTGCTGCCGCTGGTCGAGGACACCAGCTGGTTCTTCGACACCGAGCTGCTGGTGCTGGCCGAGAAGGCCGGGCTGCGGATCCACGAAGTACCGGTGGACTGGGTCGACGACCTCGACTCCCGGGTCGCGATCGCGAAGACGGTCGGCGAGGATCTGCGGGGGATCGCTCGGCTGATGCGCAGTCGCGTCGACCTCGAGCCGATCCGGCAGAAGTACGGTCGCCCGCGGATCCTCGATCCTCGTACGGCGATGGCCGCACGGGTACTGCGGTTCTGCGCGGTCGGCGTGCTGAGCACCGCGGCGTACGCGCTGCTCTACCTCGTGCTGCGCCAGGGCATGCCGGCCCAAGTGGCGAACCTGCTGTCGCTGCTGATCACGGCAGTCGGCAACACCGCGCTCAACCGCCGGATCACCTTCGGCGTACACGGTGTGGAAGGCCGCTGGCGGCATCAGCTGCGCGGCCTGGTTGCCTTCGGCATCGGCTGGAGCCTGACCGCGGCCTCGCTCTGGCTGTTGCACACGGCAATCGCCGCTCCGCACCAAGCGGTGGAGATCACCGTGCTGACCATCGCGAACCTGGCCGCGACCGTGGTCCGGTTCAGCCTCTTCCAGACGTGGGTGTTCGACGACGACGCGCCTACTTTGCCCGCCTTCGAACCCCCAGCGGTTCTCGACCAGACCCGGAGCAACTGA